The Chaetodon trifascialis isolate fChaTrf1 chromosome 17, fChaTrf1.hap1, whole genome shotgun sequence genome has a segment encoding these proteins:
- the erf gene encoding ETS domain-containing transcription factor ERF, producing MKTPGESGFAFPDWAYKPESSPGSRQIQLWHFILELLRKEEYHDVIAWQGDYGEFVIKDPDEVARLWGARKCKPQMNYDKLSRALRYYYNKRILHKTKGKRFTYKFNFNKLVLVNYPFIDMGSGRGVPQSAPPVPTGGTHFRFPPSTPSEVLSSSEELRSPGMFSSVARRMARGSVSDCSDGTSTNSELEEAVGADERGVGPDRAFRGLLPPRLAHESLFRVYGGAPNPAGLARPAPRVHPEPLSPFPVSPLPGPGGLLAPTLSPALSMTPTPHLSYTPSPSLSSPMMGSHFSFNPEDMKHYLQAHTQSVYNYHLSPRAFLHYPNIVIPQPHRPTLEKPAAHHLHAPPLPLSHSLSQQPGGGEEQPQHPSPFKFKLQPPPLGRKQREAGSSLAASSSSSQSSSFTGSVQITSAGPPKIKVEPISDIESEEEVEVTDISEEDELNHNEEDEENGIFTPTARHHHHQLNNHHQANGNGSSLSARPHSNPDDDPDEDEEVFKTPATPPIGSGSLAFPLIGLKTEPGQAAPISPGGTRCIPLKLRFKRRWSEDQKMEADGERDEAEDKKVRAEGEEEVEGKREDVGRRVGEVENGGGRAGGGVILGLMLPPPPTQRRASSELQRATAQLSLENSGC from the exons gGTTCGCCTTCCCGGATTGGGCCTATAAGCCCGAGTCGAGCCCGGGCTCCAGACAGATACAGCTGTGGCACTTCATCctggagctgctgaggaaaGAGGAGTACCACGATGTCATCGCCTGGCAGGGAGACTATGGAGAGTTTGTCATCAAGGACCCAGACGAAGTGGCCCGCTTGTGGGGAGCCAGGAAGTGTAAACCGCAGATGAACTACGACAAGCTCAGCCGAGCGCTAAG ATACTACTACAACAAGAGGATCCTCCACAAGACCAAAGGGAAGAGGTTCACCTACAAGTTCAACTTCAACAAACTAGTCCTGGTCAACTACCCTTTCATCGACATGGGCTCTG GTCGGGGAGTCCCTCAGAGTGCCCCTCCAGTGCCGACCGGAGGCACCCACTTCCGTTTCCCCCCCTCCACGCCGTCAGAAGTCCTCTCATCCAGCGAGGAGCTGCGCAGCCCGGGCATGTTCAGCAGCGTGGCTCGCCGCATGGCCCGCGGCTCCGTGAGCGACTGCAGCGACGGCACCTCCACCAACtcggagctggaggaggccgTGGGGGCCGATGAGAGAGGCGTGGGGCCTGACAGGGCTTTCAGGGGCCTGCTTCCTCCCCGCCTGGCTCATGAGTCTCTCTTCAGGGTCTACGGCGGGGCCCCGAACCCAGCAGGGCTCGCCAGACCTGCTCCCAGGGTCCACCCAGAGCCTCTGTCTCCATTCCCTGTCTCCCCTCTGCCTGGCCCCGGAGGTCTACTGGCCCCAACTCTGTCACCAGCCCTGTCCATGACCCCTACCCCGCACCTGTCCTAcactccctccccctccctgtcCTCTCCCATGATGGGCTCCCACTTCTCCTTCAACCCGGAGGACATGAAGCACTACCTGCAGGCCCACACCCAGTCCGTCTACAACTACCACCTCAGCCCCCGAGCCTTCCTCCACTACCCCAACATCGTCATCCCTCAGCCCCACCGCCCCACCCTGGAGAAGCCAGCCGCCCACCACCTCCACGCCCCTCCCCTGCCGCTCTCTCATTCACTCAGCCAGCAGCCAGGAGGCGGGGAGGAGCAGCCGCAGCACCCGTCACCGTTCAAGTTCAAGCTGCAGCCGCCTCCACTCGGGCGCaagcagagggaggcagggagctCATtggctgcttcctcttcctccagccagtcctcctccttcactgggTCTGTTCAGATAACCAGTGCAGGGCCTCCTAAGATCAAG GTGGAGCCCATATCAGACATCGagtcagaagaagaagtggaggTGACTGATATCAGCGAGGAAGATGAGCTCAATCACAACGAAGAGGATGAGGAAAATGGCATCTTCACCCCGACAGCtcgccaccaccaccatcagctCAACAACCATCATCAAGCTAACGGAAATGGGAGCAGCCTCTCCGCCCGTCCTCACAGTAACCCCGATGATGATCCtgacgaggatgaggaggtcTTCAAGACTCCCGCCACTCCTCCGATTGGTAGCGGCAGCCTGGCCTTCCCCCTGATCGGCCTGAAGACTGAGCCGGGTCAGGCAGCTCCCATCAGCCCCGGAGGCACACGCTGTATCCCGCTCAAACTCCGCTTCAAACGCCGCTGGAGCGAAGACCAGAAGATGgaggcagatggagagagggacgAGGCAGAGGACAAGAAAGTGAGGgccgagggagaggaggaggtggaggggaagagggaggaCGTAGGTAGGAGAGTGGGGGAGGTGGAGAACgggggaggaagagcaggaggaggtgttATTCTGGGGTTGATGCTGCCACCGCCTCCCACCCAGCGCAGAGCgagctcagagctgcagagagctaCAGCACAGCTGTCTCTGGAGAACAGTGGCTGCTGA